Proteins co-encoded in one Garra rufa unplaced genomic scaffold, GarRuf1.0 hap1_unplaced_066, whole genome shotgun sequence genomic window:
- the LOC141316019 gene encoding complexin-2-like, which produces MGKMLGGEEEKDPDAQKKEEERQEALRQQEEERKAKHARMEAEREKVRQVIRDKYGLKKKEEKEAEEKAAMEQACEGSLTRPKKAIPAGCGADDDEDEESILDTVLKFLPGPLQDMFKK; this is translated from the exons ATGGGGAAGATGTTAGGTGGAGAGGAGGAGAAGGACCCTGATGCCCAGAAGAAGGAGGAAGAGAGGCAGGAGGCGCTAAGACAGCAAGAAGAAGAGCGAAAGGCCAAACACGCTCGTATGGAGGCCGAGAGGGAAAAGGTCAGACAGGTCATTCGAGACAAG TACGGACTAAAGAAGAAAGAAGAGAAGGAAGCAGAGGAGAAAGCGGCTATGGAACAAGCATGCGAAGGCTCCTTGACTCGCCCCAAAAAGGCCATCCCAGCAGGCTGCGGGGCGGATGACGACGAGGACGAGGAGAGCATTCTAGACACCGTTCTCAAATTCCTGCCCGGACCTCTGCAGGACATGTTTAAAAAGTAA